The Ichthyobacterium seriolicida sequence GAAATAACGTCTGTATAACCCTCTACCAAGAGGCAATTATCTTCTTTGGAAATATGCTTTTTGGCGTGATAGAGTCCATATAATATTTTGTGTTTTTTGTAGATAAGACTATCTATGGAGTTTAAGTATTTAGCAGTATTCTTGTTGTCGGTTAAATCACGACCTCCAAAGCCCATGACTCTTCCAGACATGCTGTGAATGGGAAATATTACACGGCCCTTAAACCTATCTATTTTCATTTCCTCTTTTACTATGGTGAGTCCCGTTTTTTCGAGAAAAGAAATATTAAACCCCTTTTTTAGGGCTGTTTTTGTAAAGTAATCCCATTGATTGGGAGAGTAGCCTAGATGAAATTTTTTAATTATATCTATTGAGAATCCTCTTTTTTCTAGGTATGTTAAACCTGTATTTTCTCCCTCTGTGGTGTTGTGCAGAGAATCTTCGAAAAATGATTGAGCAAATTCTGACACGGAGAACATGCTCTCCATTTCGTCTTTTTCAATTATCTCTTTTTCTGTCCTTTGGGTTTCTTTTACTTCTATGCCGTATTTTTTGGCCAAGTATTTTATGGCCTCTGGATAGGTAAAATGTTCGTGCTCCATTAAAAAAGAGATCACATTACCTCCTTTATTAGAACTAAAACACTTAAAAATCTGTTTGCTAGGAGACACGACAAAAGAAGGTGTCTTTTCGTTGCTGAAGGGGCTCAATCCCTTGTAATTCTGGCCTGACTTTTTAAGTGTGATGAAATCACTTATTACCTCCTCTATATTCGAGACGCTAAAGACCTCATCTATGGTTTCTTGGCTTATCATAAGTGCAATCTACAAAAAGACCGAATTAATACTCGGGTATAAATCGAGCTCAACTTTTGTGTAAAGTGAATATTGTTTTAATATTTATTCTTTGCGAAAATATATGGGATTTTGAAGCTTTTTAAATCCGTTGAGCATTAGTTTTACACTTCCTAAAAATATTGTTATTTCACTTTTTATAGGTATTTTGTTGTCGTCTTTGCTTATCCATATGGTCAAAGTATTGCCATTCCTAAGAAGAGATCCAGTTTCTTCCCATGCAAAGAACTTGTAACACGGTATGTATCCAAAGGATGTTTTAACATCTTCTATTGCTTGGAGGATTAACTTTAAATTGAACATTTTTTTATCTATAAAAAGAGGAACAGATAAGGTATCCTTTACCTCCATAGGGGATAGATCTTGTAAACGCACGTGATAAAACATTGATACAATATCTTGTGTTTTATTAGAAATTATATCGATTATGGTATCTTTTTTAGCTAAATTGTCTAACACCGTAGCTGTACCTTTGTCTTGATCGAAGGTTATATCTCTATTTATCATAATGGCCCCATTCTCAACTATTTTACGCACAGAACGATTAGAGATATTCTTTTTCTTATCCATGAAAGAAAGATATTTATAATCAGCATCATAGAACCATGAGAGCATATCTACGGTTTTACCTTTTACTTCTATTTCGTAATCTAAACTGTCTGACGTATCTTTTACTTCAAAGACTACTTCTGCCAAATCTAAAATGGTATAGCTGATTTGATATCTCAACCATTCCCCTCTTTTAAAGGGTTCTGGGTTTTGTCCTAAAGCGCTAGAGCTAAGTAAACAAAACAGTTTTAGGATTAAAATTCCTCTATTCATCGTGCCTCTTATGTATCATTTTTTTTTGAGAAAAAAGTCAAAAAAATAAGTTCTCAAAGTTATGATTTTGTTTTGAACAAATATTATTTCAATCAATTCAAAATTGATAATGCACGATACTGAGACTCATTTAGTTGCCAACAACAAGGCCATATTTATTTTAGAAAATAAATATGAACTTTTATAAATAAAATCTTTATTCGGACAACTTCTCACCCGTATTAATCAAACAGATTTATTCATATTTCAACCATGTCAGATATAAAAAACACATTGCCACGTTTTTTTGGCAGTTTAAATTAAAAATTACAAGCTGTAAAATTAGGTCTGAAAGCAGGACTTAAAACACCTGCGTAATTAAATAAACGACACGAAGTAACTTTTTCTACTTTCCATGGACTAATATCTTGATTAAAAGAATCAGCCGCAGAAAACATAAAGGACATATTCCTAACTTTAGATATATCCCAATCATTTAAAGGTTGGTTGAAATTTTCAGCTTTTGAAAACATTCCTTTCATATTAGTAACACTAGATACATCCCATCGATTGATATTTTGATTAAAAGATGTAGCGCGAGTAAATAAAGCTTCCATATTAGTGACCTTAGAAACATCCCATCCACTAATATCTTGATTGAACAATGTAGCTTCAGTAAAAAGAGTACTCATATTAATAACATTAGATACATCCCATCTGCTAATATCCTGATTGAACGATGAAGCTCTTGAAAACATGCCTGCTATATTGGTTACATTAGACATATCCCAATCACTTATATTTCCATTAAACTTAGTGCAACCACTAAACATGCCAGACATATTAGTAACTCCTTTTAAATTAGGGTTATCTTTAGATGAGATATTTAAATTAGTACACTTATTAAAGTGAGATCCTCTATTGCCTAGCTTTAAATTGCCCCAACTTGAAATGTCTATTATTTTATCTCTACTCTCTCTAACTTCTCCAAAGTTAAACCCTTGTATTTTTCCTGTGATAGTTATAGTGTATTTATCTGATGCCGTATATCTGTGTCTTCCATCAGTCCAATTTCTTATATGTTCATCTGTTGTGCCATCTCCCCAATTGACATAGAAATCATATGTTCCTCCATTGTATATTGGTAGACATACCTCTTCATTTACTTTTACTTTCCACTTGGATATGAAAATATCTTTGAATAATACATCTACAGAGTATGTCTTAAAATCTCCATTTTTAGAATAGACCACATATTCTGCAGGGTCAGAAAAATCAAACTTAACATCGGGAGGATAGACCTTTACTCCCTCAAATTTTATACTAGGAGTAAAAGTTGTAAATAGATGTTTTTCTAAATCCTTATCACTGATGACTACTGATATCGTTTCAGAAATGTTGTCAATAACTCCAACTATATCTCTATCTAAACCAGGATTTTTTTCAGCCTCAAATTTAAATGATGTTATTTCCATAGGGTTTTTAATTTCTTTATTTGAACAAGAGGCAAACAAAAAAAACATACCTAAAAGGGTGATTTGTACATATCTAAATTTCATGTCCGTAATAATTTAAAAGTTAATGGTAAGTTAAATGTCTAATGATCTTCGATTTATATTAAATCTCTGGCCTGACACCCGACACGAATGTACAAAAATTACAAAACTATTTTTTGAGTCAAAGCTACTACTTGTTTTGCCTCTTTCACATCGTGGACTCTGAGTATATTAACCCCTTTTTGTAATAAAATTGTGTTTAATACAGTGCTTCCATTTATAGATTCTTCAGGACTGATATCAAGAGGTTTATATATCATAGATTTCCTGGAGATTCCAGCTAGAATAGGTAATTTAAAGCATTTGAATAGATCTAATTTTTTCAATAATTCATAATTGTGATCTATAGTTTTTCCAAATCCAAAACCCACATCTATTATAATATCATTTACTCCTAGCTTTTTTAATTCTAGTGTTTTGGTCGAAAAGTATTTTAATACATCTTTTACTACATTGTCATACTCTGGAGACATTTGCATGGTTTGGGGGACTCCCAGCATATGAGTGAGCACATAGGGAACTTGTAACTTAGATACTGTTTCAAACATGTTTTTGTCCATACTTCCACCAGAAATATCATTTATAATGGCAGCTCCTTCATTTACACACATTTTGGCTACTTCACTTCTAAAAGTATCAACAGATATAATTATATGACCAAAGTGCTTTATTACATTCTTGATAACTGGAAGTATTCTATCTTTTTCTTCTTCTAAAGAGATGTGTTTAGCTCCTGGACGAGAAGAATAAGAGCCTATATCTAAAAAGTCCATCCCTTGGTCAATCATGTTTTCGACCTTCTTTAAAAGAGAAATGTCGTTTTTATATCTACTTCCCTCATAAAAAGAATCAGGAGTTATGTTGACAATCCCCATTACCATTGGGGTGGTTAAATCTATCAACTTCCTCTTACAATTTATAAACATGTCTTTTGTCTCTGTGTTTTTTTGTTCTATGAATAATGAAACTCTCCGTATGAGCTTTTTACAGTTAATTTTTTAGTAGTATGACTGTGACATTGGCCTATTACTTTAGCCTGAACTCCAAAGTCATTTGATATATCTATAATATTTTGTGCCATTTGAGGTTCTACGTAAATCTCCATCCTATGTCCCATATTAAAAACTTGATACATCTCTCTCCAATCTGTTTTGGACTGCTCTTGTATTAGTTTAAAAAGCGGTGGAGTTTCGAATAGATCGTCTTTTATAACGTGCATCTTATCTATGAAATGAAGTATTTTAGTTTGACCTCCTCCACTGCAGTGTACCATGCCGTGAATTTTATCTCTGTATTTATCTAATATCCTCTTTATAATGGGAGCGTACGTTCTAGTCGGAGATAGCATTAGTTTGCCAGCATCTAAAAGTGTATTCTCTACACCATCTGTGAGTTTTATATTCCCAGAATAAACTAATTCATCAGGCAATAAATGATCAAAACTATCTGGATATTTCTCAGATAGATATTTAGAAAATACATCGTGTCTGGCTGAAGTCAATCCATTGCTTCCCATGCCTCCATTGTATTCCTTCTCGTAAGAAGCACATCCAAAAGAAGATAAGCCCACAATAACATCACCATGGGAAATATTACTATTACATATGACCTCTGATCGTTTCATCCTACTGATTACTGTAGAATCTACTATAATGCTTCGAACTAAATCACCCACATCGGCCGTTTCCCCTCCAGTAGAATAAATATTTATATCGTATTTTCTCAACTCTGTTATCAATTTTTCAGTGCCGTTTATAATCTCTGATATAACATCACCTGGAATATTATTTTTATTTCTGCCTATTGTGGAAGAAAGCATAATATTGTCAGTCGCACCCACACAAAATATATCGTCTATATTCATTATAAGTGCATCTTGAGCTATTCCCTTCCAGACAGACATATCACCTGTCTCTTTCCAATACACATAAGCTAAAGAAGATTTTGTTCCCGCTCCATCAGCGTGCATAACTAAACAATAGTTCTCATCTAGACTTAAATAATCTGGAACTATCTTACAAAAAGCATTGGGAAACAAGCCCTTGTCTATATTCTTTATAGCGTTGTGAACATCTTCCTTAGAATGCGAAACACCTCTTTTGTCGTATCTGTTTTTCATAACTAAAATATCTTAACTCTTCAAAATAGCTTTGGAATAAACCTCCCAACTCAGATTCTCTTTAAAAGATTTTATAATAGCTTTGGAATAAACCTCCCAACTCAGATTCTCTTTAAAAGATTTTATATTCTCCATTGGAATTGGATTGTCCAAAAATCTAAACATCGTTTGAGCCATAGACTCCACAGTGTTTTCTTCGACCATATAACCGTTTTGTCCATCTTTAACAGTTTCAGGGAAATGTCCTGTTCTAGTTGTCAAAATAGGTAAATTAAAGTTATAGCTCAAGGATTCTATTCCAGAGGGAGTGGCCCTAGAATAAAATAATACAACCGCATTGGAAACGGCAAAATATTTATTCACATCTTCATTAGGTATGAATTTATCTACTACTACTATCCTATCTCTCAAGTTTAATTCATCTATTAGCTTGAGTGGATTGTAATCTTGATCTTCATCTTTGGAGTTTAAAAATACTCGCTTTGCAATGGAAAAAATAGTTTTCTTAATCTTGGTTCTTAGACTATTGTATTTTAAGGTGTTCCAAAACATCTCTCCACATATTAGGAATGATACGTCATCTCTCTTTTTAGCTACTATATCAAAAGCCTTTATAGCATTGTGAAGCCCTTTATATTTTCTGATAAAACCAAAAAATAAAAATACATTATCTCTCAATCCATATTTCTTTTTGAAGGCGGCAGCATCGAATATAGGATCTGATTTATACAAATCGTATATGGGATGAAAGAGCTTTATAACTGTTTTTTTAGACGAATCACTTTTTATATTCCTCTGTCCAGAATTGGACAATTCGAATGTTATGTCTGGAAAGAGATCTACTAATTCCATATAAGTTTTAAAATCGTGAACGATATAACTATCGGCATTTTCTATGCCTATGCGGGTCAGCTTTTTATCTAAAGTACTCCTCTCTTTTTGGATTAGAAAATGTAGATCTACTATCACTTCACAATTGGAATTGTTTTTTATGCTTTTAATTATAAAGGATATTGGTAGTCCCTGTATGGCTATAGACCATTGAATTATAACTTTATCAGCATTGAGAGATAATATGTATTTGACTGTTTCATTCCAAGAAAAAGGATTGTTGTAATTAGTTATGTACTTACAGTCAATATCAGTTCCTTCTAGGAAGTTTATGGAACTGACTTTGTCTTTGAAATTCCTAGGAATAATGCTGGGATATTGATGTGTCCACGATACGATATGAACTTTGGTATGTTCAAACTTAGATAGGGATTTGGCCAAAGAGGTGTTGTAATTAGACATTCCCCCCTTGAAAATAGGACCAGCTCCAAAACAGACTATAACTTTACTACTGCTAGACATTGTGATATTCCCTTTGGTGTACAGCTTGATAAACCCTTCTAAGTCCTTGTTCTAGAGATATTTTAGGTTCCCAGTTGAGATGTTTTTTGACGTAATCTAGACTACAATACCTAGAGAAAACTCCAACGGGCTTGTCTAAAAGACATTTTATATCAGTTTGATAACCCGCTATTTCACAGAAAATAGTTATAATTTCCCTGAAAGTTGTCAATTTTCCAGTTCCTATATTGATTGCTCTTCCGTCGGAAATCTTATCCATAGCCAACAAAGTGCAATCGATAACATCGTCTATATGGACGAAATCACGCCCCTGATTGCCTGTTCCCCATACCTCAAAAGGGCTTTCCTTTAAGGCTGCTCTCTTAGCCAAAGACGGAATTGGATAACTGTAATCTTGGTCTTCTCCATAACCAGAAAAAGGTCTGATACACACGATCTTAACACCGTAATATTCTGCAGCTATCTTAGCTAAAAATTCTCCTGTCAATTTAGTCCAGCCGTAAGTCATATCTGGCTGTCCCATATTAGAAAAATCTATGTCTGTCTCTCTTAACTGAATATAGTTTTGCTCGGTCTGCTTGCTTATGGGATAGGCTGCGCTGGAACTCGGATATAATACTCTCTTTGGCTTATAACGTGTAATCCAATAAAAGAACTCTGCATCTATAGAGAGGTCTAATGCCACTTTCATAGGATCACCATCTATAGTAGCCCTTCCTCCTACGATGGCTGCAAAATGAAATACATCTGTAAACTCTACAATATCTATTCCGTATTCATGTGAAATCCATTCGGGATTCTTTGTTAAATTTCTCAAGACATCTATAAAATCACTTTTTATAAAGATCAATCTCTCATCTTGTCCATATGTTCTGAGGTTTTTTATCTCCCTATTTAAAGATTCCTCAATCCAATTATTAGGATCCATTCCCACAGATAGATTATCTACAAATAATATTCTATCAGTAGTTGTACTGTAGAGCCTTTTGACCATATTTCTACCTACAAAGCCACATCCTCCTGATATGAGATGATTTTTCATTCTATTATTAATAAAGATTTACACTCTAGAAGATTGAGATATACAACTCTTAACAACACTTTTTTTTTTAGGTATTTTATACTTTATCTCAAAAAGAGTCTTTTATGTGAGAAGATATCATATATAATTTTTGACGTGAATTTATGAGATTCAGTGCAACTATGTCTTTTGTCTTTTTTTTAGGAAAAAGGCTAATATCAAAGATATAATACAGTATATAGGAGTTGAAAATATAGTAGCATTTAATATGCCTCCTATTGAAATTCTCTTTATATCTATTTTTTTAATATAATCTATAGTATTCTGTAATTCTGTTTTGTCTTGAGAGTGATCTATATCTTCTAAGAAGCCCATTAGAAAATTGACATTATTACTCTTTTGCAGCTCCATGAGATTGCTGTCAAACAAGTTGATGAATATAAACAGAAGCATTTTTTCTAAAATCACCGAGAATAATATCATTCCAAAAGCAAGTGTAAATGTATCTTTAAAAGATAATTCTAAGCTCGTCTTTCTATACTTAACTATGAAATATACGACTGATATAATCCAGATGGGATAAGAAAATAGCAACTGTATAACAGTGGAAAACAGATCGGTATAAAAACAGTAAAAAACTATCATAATACCAATTTGTATGCCTGTAATTATCAAGGCCGAAATCGAAATGTAATTCCACATTTTTTTCATATCCATCAATTTATGATAGTTTATTTTTCTACTTCTTCGTAATCTACGTATTCCCCTACATTGTCATATGTCTTATTCCTTTTAGGAACTTTGTCTACAGTAGTCTTGCCTTCTTTGGAACGATCGTAATAACTGGCTCTATTTCTATGATTTTCATCTTTCATGTTTTTAATAATGCTGCTTAGAAAAAATGAAAAAATATATCTGCCAAAAAATTTCAATAAGAGAAATATGATCGCTATTACCAATAATACATACATCATAGCCTTACTGTTTTTAAAGGTTTTTCAAAGGACAAAAGTAAATAAAAAAACACCATGCGTTTTTTTACTCTCATTCGATTGGGTAGAAAATAAAAACTCTGATATTACTCAAAACACATAAGTTTGCAACATTCCAGGCAAACTCAAAAAAACAATCCATTTGGATGAACTGATAAAAAAATATAATGTTCCAGGTCCCAGATATACTAGTTATCCAACTGTTCCATATTGGGATGGTGAGAATTTAGGTGTAGAAAATTGGACCAAAACTCTAAAAAGGGCATTTGCTGAGAGTAATTCTGAGGAAGGTATTAGCATATATATACATCTTCCTTTTTGTGAGAGTCTTTGTTCTTTCTGCGGATGTCATAAAATCATAACTAAAAAACACGACAAAGAAGACGTTTATATAGAATATCTCTTAAAGGAATGGGATCTATATACAAAATTGCTAGAGGAAAAACCCTTTGTAAAAGAACTCCACATAGGCGGAGGCACTCCCACGTTTTTTTCTCCCCAAAATCTAAAAGGACTTATAGAAAAGATTTTATTCAAAGGTTCTTTCTCAGAGAGATCGGAATTCAGCTTCGAATGTCACCCGAACAACACTTCTGAAGATCACATGAAGGTCCTCTATGATTTGAATTTTAGACGAATAAGCTTGGGCGTGCAAGATTACAGCCCTGTAGTCCAGAAAGCTATAAACAGGATTCAGCCTTTCGAAAAAGTTTCTCAAGTTCACAATATGGCTAGAGAGATAGGATACACTTCTATTTCTCACGATTTGATATATGGTCTTCCCCATCAAACCCTAGAAGATATTATCGATACCATAGAAAAAACTCAAAAGCTAATGCCAGATAGAATAGCTCTTTACGGATATGCTCACGTTCCTTGGATAAGAGGCAGTGCCCAAAGGGGATTTGACGAAAAAGATTTACCAAAAGACGAAGAAAAAAGAACACTATACGAAAAGAGCAAACAAAAATTGACCGATGTAGGATATGTAGAAAT is a genomic window containing:
- a CDS encoding DUF3108 domain-containing protein, with the translated sequence MNRGILILKLFCLLSSSALGQNPEPFKRGEWLRYQISYTILDLAEVVFEVKDTSDSLDYEIEVKGKTVDMLSWFYDADYKYLSFMDKKKNISNRSVRKIVENGAIMINRDITFDQDKGTATVLDNLAKKDTIIDIISNKTQDIVSMFYHVRLQDLSPMEVKDTLSVPLFIDKKMFNLKLILQAIEDVKTSFGYIPCYKFFAWEETGSLLRNGNTLTIWISKDDNKIPIKSEITIFLGSVKLMLNGFKKLQNPIYFRKE
- a CDS encoding BspA family leucine-rich repeat surface protein, producing MKFRYVQITLLGMFFLFASCSNKEIKNPMEITSFKFEAEKNPGLDRDIVGVIDNISETISVVISDKDLEKHLFTTFTPSIKFEGVKVYPPDVKFDFSDPAEYVVYSKNGDFKTYSVDVLFKDIFISKWKVKVNEEVCLPIYNGGTYDFYVNWGDGTTDEHIRNWTDGRHRYTASDKYTITITGKIQGFNFGEVRESRDKIIDISSWGNLKLGNRGSHFNKCTNLNISSKDNPNLKGVTNMSGMFSGCTKFNGNISDWDMSNVTNIAGMFSRASSFNQDISRWDVSNVINMSTLFTEATLFNQDISGWDVSKVTNMEALFTRATSFNQNINRWDVSSVTNMKGMFSKAENFNQPLNDWDISKVRNMSFMFSAADSFNQDISPWKVEKVTSCRLFNYAGVLSPAFRPNFTACNF
- the folP gene encoding dihydropteroate synthase, giving the protein MFINCKRKLIDLTTPMVMGIVNITPDSFYEGSRYKNDISLLKKVENMIDQGMDFLDIGSYSSRPGAKHISLEEEKDRILPVIKNVIKHFGHIIISVDTFRSEVAKMCVNEGAAIINDISGGSMDKNMFETVSKLQVPYVLTHMLGVPQTMQMSPEYDNVVKDVLKYFSTKTLELKKLGVNDIIIDVGFGFGKTIDHNYELLKKLDLFKCFKLPILAGISRKSMIYKPLDISPEESINGSTVLNTILLQKGVNILRVHDVKEAKQVVALTQKIVL
- a CDS encoding AIR synthase related protein, yielding MKNRYDKRGVSHSKEDVHNAIKNIDKGLFPNAFCKIVPDYLSLDENYCLVMHADGAGTKSSLAYVYWKETGDMSVWKGIAQDALIMNIDDIFCVGATDNIMLSSTIGRNKNNIPGDVISEIINGTEKLITELRKYDINIYSTGGETADVGDLVRSIIVDSTVISRMKRSEVICNSNISHGDVIVGLSSFGCASYEKEYNGGMGSNGLTSARHDVFSKYLSEKYPDSFDHLLPDELVYSGNIKLTDGVENTLLDAGKLMLSPTRTYAPIIKRILDKYRDKIHGMVHCSGGGQTKILHFIDKMHVIKDDLFETPPLFKLIQEQSKTDWREMYQVFNMGHRMEIYVEPQMAQNIIDISNDFGVQAKVIGQCHSHTTKKLTVKSSYGEFHYS
- a CDS encoding glycosyltransferase, producing the protein MSSSSKVIVCFGAGPIFKGGMSNYNTSLAKSLSKFEHTKVHIVSWTHQYPSIIPRNFKDKVSSINFLEGTDIDCKYITNYNNPFSWNETVKYILSLNADKVIIQWSIAIQGLPISFIIKSIKNNSNCEVIVDLHFLIQKERSTLDKKLTRIGIENADSYIVHDFKTYMELVDLFPDITFELSNSGQRNIKSDSSKKTVIKLFHPIYDLYKSDPIFDAAAFKKKYGLRDNVFLFFGFIRKYKGLHNAIKAFDIVAKKRDDVSFLICGEMFWNTLKYNSLRTKIKKTIFSIAKRVFLNSKDEDQDYNPLKLIDELNLRDRIVVVDKFIPNEDVNKYFAVSNAVVLFYSRATPSGIESLSYNFNLPILTTRTGHFPETVKDGQNGYMVEENTVESMAQTMFRFLDNPIPMENIKSFKENLSWEVYSKAIIKSFKENLSWEVYSKAILKS
- a CDS encoding NAD-dependent epimerase/dehydratase family protein → MKNHLISGGCGFVGRNMVKRLYSTTTDRILFVDNLSVGMDPNNWIEESLNREIKNLRTYGQDERLIFIKSDFIDVLRNLTKNPEWISHEYGIDIVEFTDVFHFAAIVGGRATIDGDPMKVALDLSIDAEFFYWITRYKPKRVLYPSSSAAYPISKQTEQNYIQLRETDIDFSNMGQPDMTYGWTKLTGEFLAKIAAEYYGVKIVCIRPFSGYGEDQDYSYPIPSLAKRAALKESPFEVWGTGNQGRDFVHIDDVIDCTLLAMDKISDGRAINIGTGKLTTFREIITIFCEIAGYQTDIKCLLDKPVGVFSRYCSLDYVKKHLNWEPKISLEQGLRRVYQAVHQREYHNV
- a CDS encoding DUF4199 domain-containing protein, coding for MKKMWNYISISALIITGIQIGIMIVFYCFYTDLFSTVIQLLFSYPIWIISVVYFIVKYRKTSLELSFKDTFTLAFGMILFSVILEKMLLFIFINLFDSNLMELQKSNNVNFLMGFLEDIDHSQDKTELQNTIDYIKKIDIKRISIGGILNATIFSTPIYCIISLILAFFLKKRQKT
- the hemN gene encoding oxygen-independent coproporphyrinogen III oxidase, with product MDELIKKYNVPGPRYTSYPTVPYWDGENLGVENWTKTLKRAFAESNSEEGISIYIHLPFCESLCSFCGCHKIITKKHDKEDVYIEYLLKEWDLYTKLLEEKPFVKELHIGGGTPTFFSPQNLKGLIEKILFKGSFSERSEFSFECHPNNTSEDHMKVLYDLNFRRISLGVQDYSPVVQKAINRIQPFEKVSQVHNMAREIGYTSISHDLIYGLPHQTLEDIIDTIEKTQKLMPDRIALYGYAHVPWIRGSAQRGFDEKDLPKDEEKRTLYEKSKQKLTDVGYVEIGMDHFSLKSDSLYESFINKKTHRNFMGYSSSKTKVMIGLGVSSISDSWYCFSQNEKKLSLYYSKIDRGILPVMRGHELNDTDLIIRKHILNLMCLLETSWRDDNMKFAELPHVLSLLEEMKTDGLLSFKQEGIEITKKGRPFIRNICMAFDLRLLKDKPSTRIFSMTI